A single region of the bacterium genome encodes:
- a CDS encoding undecaprenyl-diphosphate phosphatase, protein MDIFDALILGIVQGVTEFIPVSSSAHLVIVPELLQIAKPSLSFDTMLHFGTFLSLMLIYWKDILKLIRACGEISNDIFFKREFKSVQNDDYKRLVFLIILTTIPACLVGIFLEDYIEALFKSPLAVGFFLLGTGFILAIGQRNLNGKKDILNMTVQDALFIGVAQALALAPGISRSGITITAGLYRGLNKDLAPNYAFLIALPVILGATILQLKDVEIESLYLFIIGVLSAFISGYLAIKVLLKIVKQGKLIIFAGYCWIMGLIMILWEIYK, encoded by the coding sequence ATGGATATTTTTGATGCGTTGATTTTAGGTATAGTTCAAGGAGTAACAGAATTTATTCCGGTAAGCTCCTCGGCTCATCTCGTCATTGTGCCAGAATTACTACAGATTGCAAAACCATCACTTAGTTTTGATACTATGTTACATTTTGGCACATTCCTATCATTGATGTTAATCTACTGGAAGGATATTTTGAAACTTATCCGTGCCTGCGGTGAAATATCAAATGATATTTTTTTTAAAAGGGAATTTAAAAGCGTCCAGAATGACGATTATAAAAGATTAGTTTTTTTAATCATCCTGACTACAATTCCAGCATGCCTGGTGGGAATATTTCTTGAAGATTATATTGAAGCATTATTCAAAAGCCCTTTAGCGGTAGGATTTTTCCTGTTAGGGACAGGGTTTATATTAGCCATAGGTCAGCGTAATCTAAATGGTAAAAAGGATATTTTAAATATGACCGTCCAGGACGCCTTATTTATTGGTGTCGCCCAGGCATTAGCACTTGCCCCAGGTATTTCCCGTTCCGGGATAACGATTACAGCTGGGTTATATCGTGGGTTAAATAAAGATTTAGCCCCTAATTATGCCTTCTTAATTGCCTTACCGGTCATTTTAGGTGCAACTATTTTACAACTGAAAGATGTAGAAATAGAGAGTTTATATCTCTTTATCATAGGTGTTTTATCTGCCTTTATAAGCGGCTATCTGGCAATTAAGGTGCTTTTGAAGATAGTCAAACAAGGAAAATTAAT